One window of Populus nigra chromosome 5, ddPopNigr1.1, whole genome shotgun sequence genomic DNA carries:
- the LOC133694637 gene encoding probable receptor-like protein kinase At5g24010 isoform X2: MEMIQSHKTRYPLPSVLFLLHMLSLHLPSLAYTVPDKYFISCGSDTNSTASGRTFIGDLTSGNSGSFTFTRQSSPVKDSNKSTATPPLYQTARIFRERSSYEFVISSAGTYLVRLHFFSFSYSANLSTALFDVLASEISLVGNFSVPHGSNSPLIKEFFINITVGKFPIYFMPQGSSFAFVNAIELFLAPENFIPSSAELVSPAGSEGNYEDILSKALLTIHRINVGGPTLLPENDTLWRYWVPDDSFLYSPDTAKNISSLSSKPDSQGGVSEYIAPDLVYQTAKEMNINSNSDDSGIMRISIGPRQDSGNHTAFLNGLEIMEIMGELGKLARTSDPKKKNTSVFVVVGSVLGGLVLICILAVVLCLGRRCRKPKAMETLDWSPVPVHRGGSTDSRLQVPEGAMFGSMTPNLNLGLRISFAEIQFATNKFDIKKKIGKGGFGTVFRGTLSNGTEVAVKRSEPGSHQGLPEFQTEIIVLSKIRHRHLVSLIGYCDENSEMILVYEFMEKGTLRDHLYDSALPSLPWKQRLGICIGAANGLHYLHRGSSGGFIHRDVKSTNVLLDENYVAKVADFGLSRLSGPPDQTHVSTVVKGTFGYLDPDYFKTQQLTEKSDVYSFGVVLLEVLCARPAINTLLPLEQVNLAEWAMFCKKKGMLEQIVDPSIRSEINLNCLRKFVDTAERCLEEYGVDRPNMGDVVWDLEYALQLQQTAMPRELHEDSTTDASAMLALPNIQHLPSLSMSMERDDMPMLREDLSNSPAIEVFSQLRIDDAR; encoded by the exons ATGGAAATGATCCAGAGCCACAAAACCCGATATCCTCTGCCTTCCGTTTTGTTTCTGCTTCACATGTTATCACTTCACCTTCCCTCCTTAGCTTACACTGTTCCAGACAAGTATTTCATCAGTTGTGGTTCAGACACCAATAGTACTGCTTCTGGCCGGACCTTCATCGGGGACTTGACTTCTGGGAATTCTGGTTCCTTCACCTTTACAAGGCAGAGTAGTCCTGTTAAAGATAGCAACAAGTCAACAGCCACACCACCTCTCTATCAAACAGCAAGGATTTTCAGAGAACGATCTTCTTATGAGTTTGTGATCAGCAGTGCCGGTACTTATTTGGTACGactccatttcttttctttctcttattcAGCTAACCTCTCCACAGCCCTTTTCGATGTTTTGGCTTCTGAAATTTCACTTGTTGGTAACTTTAGTGTACCGCATGGGAGCAACTCTCCCCTAATAAAGGAATTCTTTATTAACATCACTGTTGGCAAATTTCCGATATATTTTATGCCCCAAGGGTCATCTTTCGCATTTGTCAATGCCATAGAACTGTTCCTTGCCCCCGAGAATTTCATTCCTAGTTCCGCTGAACTCGTAAGCCCTGCTGGAAGTGAGGGTAATTACGAGGACATACTCTCTAAGGCTTTACTGACAATCCACAGAATAAATGTTGGAGGCCCCACACTCTTACCTGAAAATGACACTCTATGGAGATATTGGGTCCCAGATGATAGTTTTCTCTACAGTCCAGACACTGCCAAGAACATCAGCTCTCTTTCAAGCAAGCCTGATTCCCAAGGAGGAGTTAGCGAATACATTGCCCCTGATTTGGTCTATCAGACTGCCAAGGAGATGAATATAAATAGCA ATTCTGATGATTCTGGAATTATGAGGATCAGTATCGGCCCCCGTCAAGATTCTGGAAATCATACTGCCTTTTTAAATGGGCTAGAAATCATGGAGATAATGGGGGAACTCGGAAAGTTAGCAAGGACAAGTGATCCCAAGAAAAAGAACACTAGTGTCTTTGTTGTTGTTGGCTCAGTTCTTGGAGGTTTGGTTCTCATCTGCATTTTGGCAGTTGTTTTATGCTTGGGTCGAAGATGCAGGAAACCAAAAGCAATGGAGACTTTGGATTGGTCACCTGTGCCGGTACATAGAGGAGGGAGCACTGACAGTAGGCTGCAGGTACCTGAAGGTGCCATGTTTGGCTCCATGACGCCTAATTTAAACCTTGGATTGAGGATCTCATTTGCTGAAATACAGTTCGCAACGAAcaaatttgatatcaaaaagaaaattggCAAGGGTGGATTTGGGACTGTCTTCCGAGGAACTCTGAGTAATGGCACTGAAGTTGCTGTGAAACGAAGTGAGCCAGGGTCACACCAGGGCCTTCCAGAATTTCAAACAGAGATAATCGTTTTATCTAAGATTCGCCATCGCCATCTTGTTTCTTTGATTGGGTATTGTGATGAAAATTCCGAAATGATACTGGTTTATGAATTCATGGAGAAAGGGACATTGAGGGATCACCTGTATGATTCAGCTTTGCCTTCCTTGCCTTGGAAGCAAAGACTTGGAATTTGCATTGGTGCTGCAAATGGTCTTCACTATCTCCATAGAGGATCCTCTGGGGGATTTATTCATCGCGATGTCAAATCCACTAACGTCTTGCTTGATGAGAACTACGTGGCCAAAGTTGCTGACTTTGGGCTCTCAAGGTTATCAGGTCCTCCCGATCAAACTCATGTCAGCACAGTTGTTAAAGGCACCTTCGGTTATCTTGATCCTGATTACTTTAAGACCCAACAATTAACAGAAAAATCTGATGTCTACTCATTTGGCGTGGTTCTTCTTGAGGTTCTATGTGCAAGACCTGCTATCAATACCTTGCTTCCACTAGAGCAAGTAAATCTAGCTGAGTGGGCAATGTTCTGCAAGAAAAAAGGAATGCTGGAACAGATTGTGGATCCTTCAATAAGAAGCGAGATCAACCTCAATTGCCTAAGGAAATTTGTTGACACAGCAGAGCGATGCTTGGAAGAATATGGTGTAGATAGGCCTAATATGGGAGATGTGGTGTGGGATTTGGAGTACGCATTGCAACTACAACAAACTGCTATGCCAAGGGAGCTACATGAGGACAGCACAACCGATGCTTCAGCCATGCTAGCACTGCCTAATATTCAACATCTTCCTTCTCTTAGCATGTCAATGGAGAGGGATGATATGCCCATGTTGAGAGAGGATCTATCAAACTCACCGGCAATTGAAGTTTTCTCCCAATTAAGAATTGATGATGCCAGATGA
- the LOC133694637 gene encoding probable receptor-like protein kinase At2g23200 isoform X1 — translation MEMIQSHKTRYPLPSVLFLLHMLSLHLPSLAYTVPDKYFISCGSDTNSTASGRTFIGDLTSGNSGSFTFTRQSSPVKDSNKSTATPPLYQTARIFRERSSYEFVISSAGTYLVRLHFFSFSYSANLSTALFDVLASEISLVGNFSVPHGSNSPLIKEFFINITVGKFPIYFMPQGSSFAFVNAIELFLAPENFIPSSAELVSPAGSEGNYEDILSKALLTIHRINVGGPTLLPENDTLWRYWVPDDSFLYSPDTAKNISSLSSKPDSQGGVSEYIAPDLVYQTAKEMNINSSRSSNNFNITWSFNVSKNAMHFVRVHFCDFLSASPGALLRFNLYIYSNFILQINPYEETGQLAAPFHVDYVVDSDDSGIMRISIGPRQDSGNHTAFLNGLEIMEIMGELGKLARTSDPKKKNTSVFVVVGSVLGGLVLICILAVVLCLGRRCRKPKAMETLDWSPVPVHRGGSTDSRLQVPEGAMFGSMTPNLNLGLRISFAEIQFATNKFDIKKKIGKGGFGTVFRGTLSNGTEVAVKRSEPGSHQGLPEFQTEIIVLSKIRHRHLVSLIGYCDENSEMILVYEFMEKGTLRDHLYDSALPSLPWKQRLGICIGAANGLHYLHRGSSGGFIHRDVKSTNVLLDENYVAKVADFGLSRLSGPPDQTHVSTVVKGTFGYLDPDYFKTQQLTEKSDVYSFGVVLLEVLCARPAINTLLPLEQVNLAEWAMFCKKKGMLEQIVDPSIRSEINLNCLRKFVDTAERCLEEYGVDRPNMGDVVWDLEYALQLQQTAMPRELHEDSTTDASAMLALPNIQHLPSLSMSMERDDMPMLREDLSNSPAIEVFSQLRIDDAR, via the coding sequence ATGGAAATGATCCAGAGCCACAAAACCCGATATCCTCTGCCTTCCGTTTTGTTTCTGCTTCACATGTTATCACTTCACCTTCCCTCCTTAGCTTACACTGTTCCAGACAAGTATTTCATCAGTTGTGGTTCAGACACCAATAGTACTGCTTCTGGCCGGACCTTCATCGGGGACTTGACTTCTGGGAATTCTGGTTCCTTCACCTTTACAAGGCAGAGTAGTCCTGTTAAAGATAGCAACAAGTCAACAGCCACACCACCTCTCTATCAAACAGCAAGGATTTTCAGAGAACGATCTTCTTATGAGTTTGTGATCAGCAGTGCCGGTACTTATTTGGTACGactccatttcttttctttctcttattcAGCTAACCTCTCCACAGCCCTTTTCGATGTTTTGGCTTCTGAAATTTCACTTGTTGGTAACTTTAGTGTACCGCATGGGAGCAACTCTCCCCTAATAAAGGAATTCTTTATTAACATCACTGTTGGCAAATTTCCGATATATTTTATGCCCCAAGGGTCATCTTTCGCATTTGTCAATGCCATAGAACTGTTCCTTGCCCCCGAGAATTTCATTCCTAGTTCCGCTGAACTCGTAAGCCCTGCTGGAAGTGAGGGTAATTACGAGGACATACTCTCTAAGGCTTTACTGACAATCCACAGAATAAATGTTGGAGGCCCCACACTCTTACCTGAAAATGACACTCTATGGAGATATTGGGTCCCAGATGATAGTTTTCTCTACAGTCCAGACACTGCCAAGAACATCAGCTCTCTTTCAAGCAAGCCTGATTCCCAAGGAGGAGTTAGCGAATACATTGCCCCTGATTTGGTCTATCAGACTGCCAAGGAGATGAATATAAATAGCAGTAGGTCTTCAAATAACTTCAACATAACCTGGTCTTTTAATGTGAGCAAGAATGCTATGCACTTTGTTCGCGTTCACTTCTGCGATTTTTTAAGTGCATCACCTGGTGCTTTGTTGCGTTTCAATCTCTATATCTATAGCAACTTCATTCTTCAAATCAATCCATATGAAGAAACTGGCCAGTTGGCCGCTCCTTTCCATGTTGACTATGTTGTAGATTCTGATGATTCTGGAATTATGAGGATCAGTATCGGCCCCCGTCAAGATTCTGGAAATCATACTGCCTTTTTAAATGGGCTAGAAATCATGGAGATAATGGGGGAACTCGGAAAGTTAGCAAGGACAAGTGATCCCAAGAAAAAGAACACTAGTGTCTTTGTTGTTGTTGGCTCAGTTCTTGGAGGTTTGGTTCTCATCTGCATTTTGGCAGTTGTTTTATGCTTGGGTCGAAGATGCAGGAAACCAAAAGCAATGGAGACTTTGGATTGGTCACCTGTGCCGGTACATAGAGGAGGGAGCACTGACAGTAGGCTGCAGGTACCTGAAGGTGCCATGTTTGGCTCCATGACGCCTAATTTAAACCTTGGATTGAGGATCTCATTTGCTGAAATACAGTTCGCAACGAAcaaatttgatatcaaaaagaaaattggCAAGGGTGGATTTGGGACTGTCTTCCGAGGAACTCTGAGTAATGGCACTGAAGTTGCTGTGAAACGAAGTGAGCCAGGGTCACACCAGGGCCTTCCAGAATTTCAAACAGAGATAATCGTTTTATCTAAGATTCGCCATCGCCATCTTGTTTCTTTGATTGGGTATTGTGATGAAAATTCCGAAATGATACTGGTTTATGAATTCATGGAGAAAGGGACATTGAGGGATCACCTGTATGATTCAGCTTTGCCTTCCTTGCCTTGGAAGCAAAGACTTGGAATTTGCATTGGTGCTGCAAATGGTCTTCACTATCTCCATAGAGGATCCTCTGGGGGATTTATTCATCGCGATGTCAAATCCACTAACGTCTTGCTTGATGAGAACTACGTGGCCAAAGTTGCTGACTTTGGGCTCTCAAGGTTATCAGGTCCTCCCGATCAAACTCATGTCAGCACAGTTGTTAAAGGCACCTTCGGTTATCTTGATCCTGATTACTTTAAGACCCAACAATTAACAGAAAAATCTGATGTCTACTCATTTGGCGTGGTTCTTCTTGAGGTTCTATGTGCAAGACCTGCTATCAATACCTTGCTTCCACTAGAGCAAGTAAATCTAGCTGAGTGGGCAATGTTCTGCAAGAAAAAAGGAATGCTGGAACAGATTGTGGATCCTTCAATAAGAAGCGAGATCAACCTCAATTGCCTAAGGAAATTTGTTGACACAGCAGAGCGATGCTTGGAAGAATATGGTGTAGATAGGCCTAATATGGGAGATGTGGTGTGGGATTTGGAGTACGCATTGCAACTACAACAAACTGCTATGCCAAGGGAGCTACATGAGGACAGCACAACCGATGCTTCAGCCATGCTAGCACTGCCTAATATTCAACATCTTCCTTCTCTTAGCATGTCAATGGAGAGGGATGATATGCCCATGTTGAGAGAGGATCTATCAAACTCACCGGCAATTGAAGTTTTCTCCCAATTAAGAATTGATGATGCCAGATGA